The Micromonospora sp. NBC_00421 genome contains a region encoding:
- a CDS encoding non-ribosomal peptide synthetase, translated as MTHPGATYPMSFEQESIWLNDQMQEDGSRYVESWSYRLRGVRVDTGAVSRALNGIVARHEVLRSRLSFTGGEASQTVMPPDAVEVEVQVQEVTRRGLAEALAAAASRRIDLDRPPLLRATLLRLSDDDAILVVAIHHAVVDDWSFRVLSTEFSALYRAAPTGGEVALPAIPLQHGPYARERRRASRSTLDESTEHLRRALRAAPEESTFPADRPRPERLSCRGDRVEFRVAPEVGAGLRRLARRGRCTPFTVLAAALVVLISRHTGAGDVVIGIPVSRRGDDILDPMIGCLSDVMPLRQEVPSDIAFADLVLRVKEQLWTTIAHRAVPFAHLIRDLKLSRTPNRFPLFQVVLGYEDTPAPDLDLPGLTAERLYLPSGTAKYDIFLHVAPRDGGFQCYLEYAVDLYDRRTAELLTARLGTLLRHVAGAPETQIGQLDVIPPAERRIIDTWSREAAAPGGRPVPRSATDAFAVQARRTPDAPAIVDAATRLTYAQVDVAATTIAAHLAARGFAGEPIGVSLPRSAAMAVVVLGVLRAGSACLPLDPAYPADRIAYLVADSGIRVAIVQGDQTRAALPAETITVEEFGDPPAMPGSARPPVGPDDIAYLIYTSGSTGRPKGVAVPHRSLTNLLSWQSARSSAGPGTRTLQFAALSFDVAFQELFGTWATAGTLVVADDEARRNPARLLDLLDRERIDRVFLPFVALQQLAEYACATGRSVPRLTEVITAGEQLHATPAVREFFRKHAQSAYLENQYGPSETHVVTAERLGADPDRWPSLPPIGRPVGGARVTLRDGRLRLCPVGTVGEICVGGSPVALGYLSRPQLTGEKFVRDPLDPSDVIYRTGDLARYLPDGSIQWVGRGDDQIKVRGYRVELGEVTSAVQGVPGVAHAAVLPEDRGPDGKRLIAYYVPATGQVPTPETLRTALAGRLPEYLVPSAFVRLTTFPRRPSGKVDLAALPRIVPIDRDATASAATPTPTEARIADIWRDMLAVSSVDPDDDFFALGGHSLLATRLLLRVRAELGVEIPLSAILTAPTVSGLAAIVDRVEPPAAGPDGARPDLASEATLPADIVAAPEVVRHVADAGRVLLTGATGFLGAFTLHALLRRTRATVCCLVRGTDRDQAAARLHNALEGYGIRPDDQEHRIEVLPGDLAQPRLGLSESGFDELARQVDAVYHVGAAVHLTAPYPLLRPATVGGTTEILRLAARHRSVPVHYVSTVGVYAPSAGGTLRPDDRTGPPDALVHGYTQSKWVAEQLVEEARRRGLPATVYRPSRITGHSRTGACQSGDYLWLILKGCIQAGAAPTGVDTAFDLVPVNYVSNAMVALSLREDSTGRNFNLVAGMPVRLGKMVGWLRSRGYALRPVQPDEWLRRVEADTGNAAFPLLGTLGMEFGGAGSEGGLSFDTAATDSALSGSGVLRIEYGRELFDAVLDHFLRLRWLLEPTLTSSANVREER; from the coding sequence GTGACTCACCCGGGGGCTACCTACCCGATGTCGTTCGAGCAGGAGTCGATCTGGCTCAACGACCAGATGCAGGAGGACGGCTCCCGGTATGTCGAGTCGTGGTCCTATCGGCTGCGTGGCGTCCGCGTCGACACCGGCGCCGTGAGCCGGGCGCTGAACGGCATCGTTGCGCGCCACGAGGTGCTGCGCAGCCGGTTGTCGTTCACGGGCGGCGAGGCGTCACAGACCGTGATGCCGCCGGACGCGGTGGAGGTGGAGGTGCAGGTGCAGGAGGTGACCCGGCGGGGACTGGCCGAGGCGCTGGCCGCGGCGGCGAGCCGCCGGATAGACCTCGACCGGCCACCGCTGCTGCGCGCCACCCTGCTGCGGCTCTCCGACGACGACGCGATCCTGGTGGTGGCGATCCATCACGCGGTGGTCGACGACTGGAGTTTCCGCGTGCTCAGCACCGAATTCAGCGCGCTCTACCGGGCCGCACCCACCGGCGGGGAGGTCGCGCTGCCGGCCATTCCGCTCCAGCACGGGCCCTATGCACGGGAGCGCCGTCGCGCCTCTCGAAGCACCCTCGACGAGTCCACCGAGCACCTGCGGCGGGCACTGCGCGCCGCGCCGGAGGAGTCCACCTTCCCGGCCGATCGGCCCCGGCCGGAGCGGCTCAGCTGCCGGGGGGATCGCGTCGAGTTCCGGGTGGCCCCGGAGGTCGGTGCTGGTCTGCGTCGTCTTGCCCGGCGGGGCCGGTGCACGCCGTTCACCGTTCTGGCGGCCGCGTTGGTCGTGCTGATCTCGCGACACACCGGAGCCGGTGACGTGGTGATCGGCATCCCCGTGTCGCGCCGCGGCGATGACATCCTCGATCCGATGATCGGCTGCCTCTCAGACGTCATGCCGCTACGTCAGGAGGTGCCGTCCGACATCGCGTTCGCCGATCTGGTCCTCCGGGTCAAGGAACAACTGTGGACGACCATCGCACACCGTGCCGTGCCCTTCGCCCATCTGATCCGCGACCTGAAGCTCTCCCGTACACCGAACCGTTTTCCCCTGTTCCAGGTGGTCCTTGGCTACGAGGACACTCCGGCACCGGACCTCGACCTGCCGGGTCTGACCGCGGAGCGGCTCTACCTGCCCTCCGGTACGGCGAAGTACGACATCTTCCTGCACGTGGCGCCCAGGGACGGCGGTTTCCAGTGCTATCTCGAGTACGCCGTGGATCTCTACGACCGCCGTACCGCCGAGCTCCTGACGGCACGCCTCGGGACGCTGCTCCGGCACGTGGCAGGCGCCCCGGAGACACAGATCGGGCAGCTGGACGTGATCCCGCCGGCCGAGCGGCGGATCATCGACACCTGGTCGCGGGAGGCAGCCGCTCCGGGCGGGCGACCCGTGCCGCGCTCCGCGACCGACGCTTTCGCGGTCCAGGCCCGCAGGACACCTGACGCTCCGGCGATCGTGGACGCGGCCACCAGGTTGACGTACGCCCAGGTCGACGTGGCCGCCACGACGATCGCAGCGCATCTGGCCGCTCGTGGTTTCGCCGGCGAGCCGATCGGCGTGAGCCTGCCCCGCTCGGCGGCGATGGCCGTGGTGGTGCTGGGTGTGCTCCGCGCGGGCAGCGCCTGCCTGCCTCTCGACCCGGCCTACCCGGCCGACCGGATCGCGTACCTGGTGGCCGACAGCGGCATCCGGGTCGCCATCGTCCAGGGCGATCAGACCCGTGCCGCCCTTCCGGCGGAGACGATCACCGTCGAGGAGTTCGGCGATCCACCGGCCATGCCCGGCTCGGCCCGCCCGCCGGTCGGGCCGGACGACATCGCCTATCTCATCTACACATCGGGCTCCACCGGCCGTCCCAAAGGGGTGGCCGTTCCGCATCGGTCTCTGACCAATCTGCTGTCCTGGCAGTCGGCCCGGTCGTCCGCCGGGCCGGGTACCCGGACGCTGCAGTTCGCAGCCCTCAGCTTCGACGTGGCGTTCCAGGAGCTCTTCGGTACGTGGGCCACGGCCGGCACCCTGGTCGTGGCGGACGACGAGGCGAGGCGTAACCCCGCCCGTCTTCTCGACCTGCTTGACCGGGAGCGGATCGACCGGGTGTTCCTGCCCTTCGTGGCGTTGCAGCAGTTGGCCGAGTACGCCTGTGCCACCGGCCGGTCGGTACCCCGGCTGACCGAGGTGATCACCGCCGGCGAGCAGTTGCATGCGACACCGGCGGTGCGTGAGTTCTTCCGCAAGCACGCTCAGAGCGCGTACCTGGAAAACCAGTACGGCCCGTCGGAGACCCACGTGGTCACCGCCGAACGTCTCGGCGCGGACCCGGACCGCTGGCCGAGCCTCCCGCCGATCGGCCGTCCCGTCGGGGGTGCCCGGGTGACCCTGCGCGACGGGCGGCTGCGACTGTGCCCGGTCGGGACGGTCGGGGAGATCTGTGTCGGCGGCTCCCCGGTGGCGCTGGGCTATCTCAGCCGACCTCAGCTGACCGGCGAGAAGTTCGTCCGCGATCCTCTCGACCCCTCCGACGTGATCTACCGGACCGGCGATCTCGCCCGCTACCTCCCGGACGGGAGCATCCAGTGGGTCGGTCGCGGAGACGACCAGATCAAGGTACGCGGCTACCGGGTCGAGCTCGGCGAGGTCACCTCGGCCGTTCAGGGCGTCCCCGGCGTCGCCCATGCCGCGGTCCTGCCCGAGGACCGCGGCCCGGACGGCAAACGCCTGATCGCGTACTACGTCCCGGCCACGGGCCAGGTGCCGACGCCGGAGACACTCCGCACGGCACTGGCCGGCCGGCTGCCGGAGTACCTCGTCCCCTCGGCCTTCGTCCGGTTGACGACCTTCCCGCGGAGGCCGAGCGGCAAGGTGGACCTGGCGGCGCTGCCGCGGATCGTGCCGATCGACCGCGACGCCACGGCATCGGCCGCGACCCCGACCCCGACCGAAGCGAGGATCGCCGACATCTGGCGCGACATGCTCGCCGTGTCCTCGGTGGATCCGGACGACGACTTCTTCGCACTGGGCGGGCATTCGCTGCTGGCGACGCGCCTGCTGCTGCGGGTTCGTGCGGAACTCGGCGTGGAGATCCCGCTGAGCGCGATCCTGACGGCGCCGACCGTCAGCGGCCTTGCGGCGATCGTCGACCGGGTCGAACCGCCCGCCGCAGGTCCGGACGGCGCCCGGCCGGACCTGGCGTCCGAGGCTACGCTGCCGGCCGACATCGTGGCCGCGCCGGAGGTGGTCCGGCACGTGGCTGATGCCGGCCGGGTGCTGCTGACCGGGGCGACCGGATTTCTCGGAGCGTTCACCCTCCACGCCCTTCTCCGGCGTACCCGTGCCACGGTGTGCTGCCTGGTGCGCGGCACCGACCGCGACCAAGCCGCGGCACGTCTGCACAACGCTCTCGAGGGGTACGGCATCCGGCCGGACGACCAGGAACACCGGATCGAGGTCCTTCCCGGCGACCTTGCGCAGCCACGCCTGGGACTGTCCGAGAGTGGTTTCGACGAGCTCGCCCGCCAGGTCGACGCGGTCTACCACGTCGGCGCCGCGGTGCATCTCACCGCGCCCTACCCGCTGCTCAGACCGGCTACGGTCGGCGGAACGACCGAGATTCTCCGGCTTGCCGCCCGGCATCGCAGCGTCCCGGTGCACTACGTCTCCACGGTCGGCGTGTACGCCCCGTCGGCGGGCGGGACGCTCCGACCGGACGACCGGACCGGTCCGCCCGACGCCCTCGTACATGGTTACACCCAGAGCAAATGGGTGGCCGAGCAGCTCGTGGAGGAGGCGCGCCGGCGCGGTCTGCCGGCCACGGTCTACCGGCCGAGTCGGATCACCGGACATAGCCGTACGGGGGCCTGCCAAAGCGGTGATTACCTGTGGCTCATCCTCAAGGGTTGCATTCAGGCGGGGGCCGCGCCGACCGGCGTGGACACTGCTTTCGACCTGGTCCCGGTGAACTACGTCAGCAACGCCATGGTCGCGTTGTCCCTCCGGGAGGACTCGACCGGCCGCAACTTCAACCTGGTTGCGGGCATGCCGGTGCGACTGGGGAAGATGGTCGGCTGGCTCCGCTCGCGGGGCTACGCCCTGCGGCCGGTGCAGCCCGACGAGTGGCTGCGACGCGTCGAGGCCGATACCGGCAATGCCGCTTTCCCGCTGCTCGGGACCCTCGGCATGGAATTCGGGGGAGCCGGTTCGGAAGGCGGGCTGAGCTTCGACACCGCCGCCACCGACAGCGCGTTGTCAGGTTCGGGTGTTCTTCGCATAGAGTACGGAAGGGAATTGTTCGACGCTGTGCTCGACCATTTCCTCCGCCTCCGCTGGCTTCTCGAGCCGACCCTGACAAGCAGCGCGAACGTGCGGGAAGAGCGTTGA
- a CDS encoding ABC-F family ATP-binding cassette domain-containing protein has product MSKRVFLYARDVAKSYGDRQVFDGMSLSASPGQRIGLVGENGVGKSTLLRLLAGMEEPDAGEVQRPADSGFLRRELPFAPDATVQDVVDDSLAELRAARAGFEQLTGELERRPDDADVLAAYGDLLEWAQDHDLWDADRRAELVLAGLGLADTERSRPLATLSGGQCSRLGLAALLIRQPQAMLLDEPTNHLDDEAVGFLEQRLRGLPGVVVVASHDRMFLDEVCTDIVDLDPTRGTVTRSGGAYTEYLAAKRRERIRWEEQYAAEQEELEELREAVRTTARAVNHARTIKDNNRIGYDRHGGRVQRQISRRVRNAQQRLDFPDDEQTARQVYDAAAGADAVSLAQLGLLAPCDVDRPLGHLSVGQRRRLALALLVATPPDVLLLDEPTNHLSLSLVEELEDALRTAPGAVVVASHDRWLRRGWGGSELSLVSGKIV; this is encoded by the coding sequence GTGTCAAAGAGGGTCTTTCTGTATGCCCGTGATGTGGCGAAATCATATGGTGACCGGCAGGTCTTCGATGGGATGTCGTTGTCCGCGTCCCCGGGACAGCGCATCGGTCTGGTGGGGGAGAACGGCGTCGGCAAGTCGACGTTGCTGCGACTGCTGGCCGGGATGGAGGAACCCGACGCCGGTGAGGTGCAGCGCCCCGCCGACAGCGGTTTCCTGCGGCGGGAGTTGCCGTTCGCGCCGGATGCGACGGTGCAGGATGTCGTCGACGACTCGCTCGCCGAGCTGCGGGCCGCCCGGGCCGGGTTTGAGCAGCTCACCGGGGAGCTGGAACGGCGGCCGGACGACGCCGACGTGCTCGCCGCCTACGGCGACCTGCTGGAGTGGGCGCAGGACCACGACCTCTGGGACGCCGACCGCCGAGCCGAACTCGTGCTGGCCGGGCTCGGGCTGGCCGACACGGAGCGGTCGCGACCGCTCGCCACGCTCTCCGGCGGCCAGTGCTCCCGACTGGGTCTCGCCGCCCTGCTGATCCGGCAGCCGCAGGCGATGCTGCTCGACGAACCGACGAACCACCTCGACGACGAGGCGGTCGGTTTCCTGGAGCAGCGGTTACGCGGACTGCCCGGGGTGGTCGTCGTCGCCTCGCACGACCGGATGTTCCTGGACGAGGTCTGCACCGACATCGTCGACCTGGACCCGACCCGCGGCACGGTGACCCGCTCCGGCGGCGCGTACACCGAATACCTGGCGGCCAAGCGTCGGGAGCGGATCCGCTGGGAGGAGCAGTACGCGGCCGAGCAGGAGGAGCTCGAAGAACTCCGCGAGGCCGTGCGGACCACCGCGCGGGCCGTCAACCACGCGCGGACCATCAAGGACAACAACAGGATCGGGTACGACCGGCACGGCGGCCGGGTGCAGCGGCAGATCTCCCGGCGGGTGCGCAACGCCCAGCAACGCCTGGACTTCCCCGATGACGAACAGACCGCGCGGCAGGTGTACGACGCTGCGGCCGGCGCCGACGCGGTGTCGCTGGCGCAGCTCGGTCTGCTGGCTCCGTGTGACGTCGACCGCCCGCTCGGTCACCTCTCCGTCGGGCAGCGGCGGCGGTTGGCGCTCGCGCTGCTGGTGGCCACACCACCGGACGTGCTGTTGCTGGACGAACCGACCAACCATCTCTCCCTGAGCCTGGTCGAGGAGCTGGAGGACGCGCTCCGGACGGCACCCGGCGCGGTGGTCGTGGCCTCGCACGACCGCTGGCTGCGGCGCGGCTGGGGAGGCTCCGAGCTCTCCCTGGTCAGCGGCAAGATCGTCTGA
- a CDS encoding ABC-F family ATP-binding cassette domain-containing protein, with protein MSAQLTLRDVSKSFAHRRVFDAVSLTIAPGERVGVVGENGSGKSTLLRLIAGRDHPDDGEVIVLADGGVGHLGQVLDLPDDSTVGDAIDAALGEIRDLERRIAVAERELGSSAERMADYSTLRTAFELRDGYRADARVEAAMSKLDIGDLDRDRRLGTLSGGQLARLGLAGVLSAEPELLLLDEPTNDLDQQAVSWLENRLRRHHGTVVVVTHDRLLLERVATAIVEVDGDRRTVHRYGNGYTSYLAERRAARQRWEQAYAQWVGESAHWSEWGATTAYRVAPGRAIKDHNKCKYNGDGRRVQESISTRVRSAAERLERLRAEPVPEPPEPLHLHAPLDADDCEGPVLELRDVRVDGRLDLDELVLYAGQRLLVSGPNGAGKSTVLQVASDRLRPDRGTIDRHGRIGYLPQDVPSPRADVSLLTAFGQGRVGTMEEHGDRLRSLGLFRPADFRTPVGALSVGQRRRLALARLLDHDVDLLLLDEPTNHLSLALVEEFEAALAVYTGAAVVVSHDRMLRERWRGGELVLGAGRVVRWDADDRVRVDAGSGPA; from the coding sequence ATGTCAGCTCAGCTCACACTCCGGGACGTCAGCAAGTCGTTCGCCCACCGCCGCGTGTTCGACGCCGTCTCGCTCACCATCGCGCCCGGCGAACGGGTCGGCGTCGTGGGGGAGAACGGCTCCGGCAAGTCCACGCTCCTGCGGTTGATCGCGGGCCGGGACCATCCGGACGACGGCGAGGTCATCGTGCTGGCGGACGGCGGGGTGGGGCACCTGGGACAGGTGCTCGACCTGCCGGACGACTCGACCGTCGGCGACGCGATCGATGCCGCGCTCGGCGAGATCCGCGATCTGGAACGGCGGATCGCCGTCGCCGAGCGGGAACTCGGGTCCTCGGCCGAGCGGATGGCCGACTACAGCACACTGCGCACGGCCTTCGAACTGCGTGACGGATATCGTGCCGACGCCAGGGTCGAGGCGGCCATGTCCAAACTCGACATCGGCGACCTCGACCGGGACCGTCGGCTCGGCACGCTCTCCGGCGGTCAGCTCGCCCGGCTCGGCCTGGCCGGAGTGCTCTCCGCCGAGCCGGAACTGCTGCTGCTCGACGAGCCGACGAACGACCTCGACCAGCAGGCGGTGTCCTGGTTGGAGAACCGGTTGCGGCGTCACCACGGTACGGTCGTGGTCGTCACCCACGACCGGTTGCTGCTGGAACGGGTCGCTACCGCGATCGTCGAGGTCGACGGCGACCGGCGGACGGTGCACCGGTACGGCAACGGCTACACCAGCTATCTCGCCGAGAGGCGTGCCGCCCGGCAGCGCTGGGAGCAGGCGTACGCGCAGTGGGTGGGCGAGAGCGCGCACTGGTCGGAGTGGGGTGCGACCACCGCCTACCGGGTGGCGCCCGGCCGGGCGATCAAGGACCACAACAAGTGCAAGTACAACGGCGACGGCAGGCGGGTGCAGGAGTCCATCTCCACCCGGGTCCGGAGCGCAGCCGAGCGGCTCGAACGGCTGCGGGCCGAGCCGGTGCCCGAGCCGCCCGAGCCGTTGCACCTGCACGCTCCGCTGGACGCCGACGACTGCGAGGGGCCGGTGCTGGAACTGCGCGACGTACGGGTCGACGGACGGCTCGACCTGGACGAACTGGTGCTGTACGCCGGCCAGCGACTGCTGGTGTCGGGCCCCAACGGGGCGGGGAAGTCGACAGTGCTCCAGGTGGCGTCGGATCGGCTGCGCCCTGACCGGGGCACGATCGACCGCCACGGTCGGATCGGATACCTGCCCCAGGACGTGCCTTCGCCCCGTGCGGACGTCAGTCTCCTGACCGCTTTCGGCCAGGGACGGGTGGGCACCATGGAGGAGCACGGGGACCGCCTACGGTCACTCGGGCTGTTCCGGCCGGCCGACTTCCGTACCCCGGTCGGCGCGTTGTCGGTGGGGCAACGGCGTCGGCTCGCGCTGGCCCGCCTGCTGGACCACGACGTCGACCTTCTGCTGCTCGACGAGCCGACGAACCATCTGTCCCTGGCGTTGGTCGAGGAGTTCGAGGCCGCCCTCGCGGTCTACACCGGAGCGGCTGTCGTGGTCTCGCACGACCGGATGCTGCGCGAGCGGTGGCGGGGCGGCGAACTCGTCCTGGGGGCCGGGCGGGTCGTGCGGTGGGACGCCGACGATCGGGTCCGCGTCGACGCAGGGAGCGGTCCGGCATGA
- a CDS encoding FAD-dependent oxidoreductase: MTTTPITIVGAGLGGLTLARVLHVHGIPSTIYELDASPQARTQGGMLDIHDYNGQVAVKAAGLFDEFQKIIHPGGQATRILDKHGTVYTDEPGDDGDGVGGRPEVDRGDLRKMLLDSLPEGTIRWGSKVTAVKSLDDGKHELTFADGSTVITGLLIGADGAWSRIRPLLSDARPAYTGMSFIEVAHHDAAERHPGPAKTVGAGMLFALDAGQGFLAHSETDGSLHIYTALTKPADWVDSVDWTDTDKGKAVLREEFHDWAPEFHALISEADSALVPRTINALPVDHRWNRVPGVTLLGDAAHVMSPFAGEGANLAMLDGAELGKAIAAHPGDIEVALAAYEQDLFPRSAEAAEEAARNLELCFDDRAPHSLLDQFAAYAEAQ, translated from the coding sequence ATGACCACCACACCCATCACGATCGTGGGAGCCGGCCTGGGCGGCCTGACGCTCGCCCGTGTGCTGCACGTTCACGGTATCCCGTCGACCATCTACGAGCTTGACGCTTCACCGCAAGCGCGTACGCAGGGCGGGATGCTCGACATCCACGACTACAACGGCCAGGTCGCGGTCAAGGCCGCCGGACTGTTCGACGAGTTCCAGAAGATCATCCACCCGGGCGGTCAGGCGACCCGGATTCTCGACAAGCACGGCACCGTGTACACCGACGAGCCCGGCGACGACGGCGACGGTGTCGGCGGCCGGCCGGAGGTCGACCGCGGCGATCTACGGAAGATGCTGCTCGACTCGCTGCCCGAGGGCACGATTCGCTGGGGCAGCAAGGTCACCGCAGTGAAGAGCCTGGATGACGGCAAGCACGAGCTGACCTTCGCCGACGGCTCGACCGTCATCACCGGCCTGCTCATCGGCGCGGACGGCGCCTGGTCGCGAATCCGGCCGCTGCTGTCGGACGCCAGGCCCGCGTACACCGGGATGTCGTTCATCGAGGTCGCCCACCACGACGCGGCTGAGCGGCATCCCGGGCCGGCGAAGACGGTCGGCGCGGGCATGTTGTTCGCGCTCGATGCCGGGCAGGGCTTCCTCGCTCACAGCGAGACCGACGGGAGCCTGCACATCTACACCGCGCTGACCAAACCGGCGGACTGGGTCGACAGCGTCGACTGGACCGACACCGACAAGGGCAAGGCCGTCCTGCGGGAGGAGTTTCACGACTGGGCGCCGGAGTTCCACGCCCTGATCAGCGAGGCCGACAGCGCCCTGGTCCCGCGGACCATCAACGCCCTGCCCGTCGACCACCGCTGGAACCGGGTCCCCGGCGTCACCCTGCTCGGCGACGCGGCCCACGTTATGTCTCCGTTCGCCGGCGAGGGTGCCAACCTCGCGATGCTCGACGGCGCCGAGCTCGGCAAGGCCATCGCCGCCCATCCCGGCGACATCGAGGTCGCGCTCGCCGCGTACGAACAAGACCTGTTCCCGCGCAGTGCCGAAGCCGCCGAAGAAGCCGCCCGCAACCTGGAACTCTGCTTCGACGACCGGGCCCCGCACAGCCTGCTCGACCAGTTCGCCGCCTACGCGGAAGCCCAGTGA
- a CDS encoding TetR/AcrR family transcriptional regulator, with protein MSPRRAPVSRRDRPAKPPLSRAGAVAVALQIMREEGLERVTMRRLAAELDTGPASLYVYVQNMAELHGAILDELLADLRLPDPAGAGETWRGELIRLLTGYTQLLLGYPSLARSVLALRPSGPHYVRLIDTLLGLLHEGGVPVAQAAWGVDLLLQHGTATAAEQGVRDEAVEAQDEQDAFVEALNDAADADCPNIARARHDLFSGTGGQRLTWMFDALITGITTVAVPAQEPAAS; from the coding sequence ATGAGTCCCCGCCGAGCCCCCGTCAGCCGCCGCGACCGTCCCGCCAAGCCGCCACTCAGCCGCGCGGGCGCCGTCGCCGTGGCGTTGCAGATCATGCGGGAGGAGGGCCTGGAGCGGGTGACGATGCGCCGGTTGGCCGCCGAACTCGACACCGGCCCGGCCTCGCTCTACGTCTACGTGCAGAACATGGCCGAGTTGCACGGCGCGATCCTCGATGAACTGCTCGCCGACCTTCGCCTGCCCGACCCGGCCGGCGCGGGCGAGACCTGGCGTGGTGAGCTGATCCGGCTGCTTACCGGCTACACGCAACTGCTGCTCGGTTATCCGAGCCTGGCACGGTCGGTGCTTGCCCTGCGGCCGTCGGGCCCGCACTACGTGCGTCTGATAGACACGCTGCTCGGGCTGCTCCACGAGGGCGGCGTGCCGGTGGCGCAGGCGGCGTGGGGCGTGGACCTGCTCCTCCAGCACGGCACGGCCACGGCCGCCGAGCAGGGTGTGCGCGACGAGGCCGTTGAGGCGCAGGACGAGCAGGACGCGTTCGTCGAGGCGTTGAACGATGCCGCCGACGCCGACTGCCCGAACATCGCCCGGGCCCGCCACGACCTGTTCTCCGGCACTGGAGGGCAACGCCTGACTTGGATGTTCGACGCCCTGATCACCGGTATCACCACCGTCGCGGTGCCCGCACAGGAGCCTGCGGCGAGCTGA
- a CDS encoding nucleotidyltransferase family protein produces the protein MREDELRALVRSSPWWNRALDVVRGCGLPAAWIGAGAVRDLVWGERYGDGFDPSSVRDVDVVFFDPTDLTRANDDRATARLVAAWPQLPWEAKNQAAVHTWYPAKYGGDPVAPFHTVADAVATWPEYATAVAVRLDADDQLAVCAPYGLDDLLDGVWRRNPARVDPEISRQRLARHRPVERWPGVRVVTPAADRTSATPP, from the coding sequence GTGCGGGAGGACGAGCTGCGGGCCCTGGTCCGGTCCAGCCCGTGGTGGAACCGGGCGCTGGACGTCGTCCGGGGCTGCGGCCTGCCGGCTGCGTGGATCGGCGCGGGTGCCGTGCGGGACCTCGTCTGGGGCGAGCGGTACGGCGACGGCTTCGACCCCTCGTCGGTACGGGACGTCGATGTCGTCTTCTTCGACCCGACGGACCTGACCCGCGCCAACGACGACCGGGCCACCGCCCGGCTGGTGGCGGCCTGGCCGCAGCTGCCGTGGGAGGCGAAGAACCAGGCCGCCGTGCACACCTGGTATCCGGCGAAGTACGGCGGCGACCCGGTGGCCCCGTTCCACACGGTCGCCGACGCGGTCGCGACCTGGCCCGAGTACGCCACCGCCGTAGCGGTACGCCTCGACGCGGACGACCAGCTCGCGGTGTGTGCGCCGTACGGCCTCGACGACCTGCTCGACGGGGTGTGGCGGCGCAACCCGGCCAGGGTCGACCCGGAGATCTCGCGGCAACGACTCGCCCGCCACCGCCCGGTCGAACGCTGGCCCGGCGTCCGCGTCGTGACCCCCGCCGCCGACCGCACCTCCGCGACACCGCCGTGA
- a CDS encoding AEC family transporter, producing the protein MSLVSAFVPIWILTGVGYAACRRGLLGEAVASVLGRFVFHLAMPAALFLALSRMPLSGFAGRPLLAFGVSTAVVVGFGWVGAGRLFGRQPGEWPIWGMAAGYVNSANLGIPIATQVLGDVSFLAQVVLLQVLVVTPVILTALDRHSDPAGRVRVRRIASLPVRNPVILASLLGVGCSAADLRLPSAADASLTLLAGAAVPAALIALGASLHRTAPTRAEPAEFAALAVITALKLVAQPVIAYATGLALHLSAPQLLTVVVCAGLPTAQNTFIFAQEYGVGETVANRAVVATTTLSLATLYTAATLLG; encoded by the coding sequence ATGAGCTTGGTGTCGGCGTTCGTGCCGATCTGGATCCTCACCGGGGTCGGCTACGCGGCCTGTCGTCGGGGCCTGCTGGGCGAGGCGGTGGCGTCGGTGCTCGGCCGGTTCGTGTTTCATCTGGCGATGCCGGCCGCCCTGTTCCTGGCCCTGTCCCGGATGCCGCTGTCCGGGTTCGCCGGCCGTCCGCTGCTCGCCTTCGGGGTGAGCACGGCCGTGGTCGTCGGGTTCGGGTGGGTCGGCGCGGGCAGGCTGTTCGGACGCCAGCCCGGCGAGTGGCCGATCTGGGGCATGGCCGCCGGGTATGTGAACTCGGCGAACCTCGGCATCCCGATCGCCACCCAGGTCCTCGGCGACGTGTCGTTCCTGGCGCAGGTGGTGCTGCTACAGGTGCTCGTGGTGACGCCCGTGATCCTGACCGCCCTGGACCGGCACAGTGACCCGGCCGGGCGCGTCCGGGTCCGCCGTATCGCCTCCCTGCCGGTCCGTAACCCGGTGATCCTGGCGTCGCTGCTCGGCGTCGGCTGCTCGGCTGCCGACCTGCGCCTGCCGTCGGCGGCCGACGCGTCGCTCACCCTGCTGGCAGGCGCCGCGGTTCCCGCCGCCCTGATCGCCCTCGGCGCGTCGCTGCACCGCACCGCGCCGACCCGGGCAGAGCCGGCCGAGTTCGCCGCCCTGGCCGTGATCACCGCGCTGAAGCTCGTCGCACAACCGGTCATCGCGTACGCGACCGGACTCGCCCTGCACCTGTCCGCGCCGCAGTTGCTGACCGTGGTGGTGTGCGCGGGCCTACCGACAGCGCAGAACACGTTCATCTTCGCCCAGGAGTACGGCGTCGGCGAGACGGTGGCCAACCGGGCGGTGGTGGCCACCACGACGCTGTCCCTGGCCACCCTGTACACGGCGGCGACGCTGCTCGGATAG